The following are from one region of the Jeongeupia sp. USM3 genome:
- the astB gene encoding N-succinylarginine dihydrolase, translating into MAGCEANFDGLVGPTHHYGGHSFGNVASTGNAGQPANPRAAALQGLAKMKALADLGYRQGVLPPHERPAVDVLRGFGFGGDDAGVLAAAAKQAPQLLAAASSASAMWVANAATVSPSGDTADGRVHFSVANLQNKFHRAIEHEQTGRTLKAIFGDASHFAHHPALAMHPAFGDEGAANHTRLARAYDAAGVELFVYGQRHWGGSLAPQHYPARQTLEASQAVARRHGVRDAVYVQQNPDVIDAGVFHNDVISVGNLDVLFCHESAFVGRDAVYAELDTKLGGLRLIEVPATKVSVDDAVRSYLFNSQLLDAGGGRMRLVVPEECRETPAVWAYLQALLAQDGPLADVRVYDLKQSMRNGGGPACLRLRVALTDAEAAAVHPGIWLTPALYEALTGWVGRHYRDRLSEADLADPQLLLEVRTALDELTALLGLGSIYPFQRLEGGSR; encoded by the coding sequence ATGGCGGGATGCGAAGCGAATTTCGACGGTCTGGTCGGGCCGACCCACCATTACGGCGGGCACTCGTTCGGCAACGTCGCGTCGACCGGCAATGCGGGCCAGCCGGCGAATCCGCGCGCCGCCGCGCTCCAGGGGCTGGCAAAGATGAAGGCGCTCGCCGACCTGGGCTACCGGCAGGGGGTGCTGCCGCCGCACGAGCGCCCGGCGGTCGATGTCCTGCGCGGCTTCGGTTTTGGTGGCGATGATGCCGGCGTGCTGGCCGCGGCGGCGAAACAGGCGCCGCAACTGCTCGCGGCCGCGTCGTCGGCATCGGCGATGTGGGTTGCCAACGCCGCGACGGTCAGCCCGTCCGGCGATACCGCGGACGGCCGCGTGCATTTCAGCGTCGCCAACCTGCAGAACAAGTTTCACCGGGCGATCGAACACGAGCAGACCGGACGGACACTGAAGGCGATCTTCGGCGATGCCTCGCATTTCGCCCATCACCCGGCGCTGGCAATGCACCCGGCCTTCGGCGACGAGGGCGCGGCCAACCACACGCGGCTGGCCAGGGCCTACGACGCTGCCGGGGTCGAGCTATTCGTCTACGGTCAGCGGCACTGGGGCGGATCGCTGGCACCGCAACACTACCCGGCGCGCCAGACGCTCGAAGCCAGCCAGGCGGTCGCACGACGGCACGGCGTGCGCGATGCCGTCTATGTGCAGCAGAACCCCGACGTGATCGACGCCGGCGTGTTCCACAACGATGTGATCTCGGTCGGCAACCTCGACGTGCTGTTCTGCCATGAATCGGCCTTTGTCGGCCGCGATGCGGTCTATGCCGAACTCGATACGAAGCTCGGCGGTCTGCGGCTGATCGAGGTGCCGGCGACGAAGGTCAGCGTCGACGACGCGGTGCGCAGCTATCTGTTCAACAGCCAGTTGCTCGACGCCGGCGGTGGCCGGATGCGGCTGGTCGTGCCCGAGGAGTGCCGCGAGACGCCGGCGGTGTGGGCGTATCTGCAGGCGCTGCTGGCGCAGGACGGCCCGCTGGCCGATGTCCGCGTCTACGACCTCAAGCAGAGCATGCGCAACGGCGGCGGACCCGCCTGCCTGCGACTGCGTGTGGCGCTGACCGATGCCGAGGCCGCAGCGGTCCACCCGGGGATCTGGTTGACGCCGGCACTATATGAGGCGCTGACCGGCTGGGTCGGACGGCATTACCGCGACCGCCTGAGCGAAGCCGATCTGGCCGACCCGCAATTGCTGCTCGAAGTGCGTACCGCGCTCGATGAGCTGACGGCGCTGCTCGGACTCGGTTCGATTTACCCGTTTCAACGTCTTGAAGGTGGTTCCCGATGA
- the astE gene encoding succinylglutamate desuccinylase, with translation MNSFLAETLAGRTAIALPYCQANGTHVQVLDEGVIRFEPREPEHRVFDVVISCGVHGNETAPVELVDTLISALLSGELRPRARVLFIIGNIEALRRGERFVERDMNRQFCRVPDAGDDAEARRAAMLEMQLGRFFSQGGGAVPRLHYDLHTAIHGSLIEKFAICPLPAQGCDFDQVEIARLGLAGISAVLLQSAAAPTFTLFSSRYCGASAFTVELGRAMPFGQNRGVDLSRLDAYLRGLIEGALPEPPAGGVTVYRVSREVIKHSDAFRLLIDAETDNFTPLPQGMLLAEDGETRWIVDEAGALIVFPNPDVAVGQRAGLIVVPAAPA, from the coding sequence ATGAACAGTTTTCTTGCCGAAACGCTGGCAGGGCGCACCGCAATTGCCTTGCCGTACTGCCAGGCCAACGGCACCCACGTGCAGGTGCTCGACGAGGGCGTGATTCGCTTCGAGCCGCGCGAGCCCGAACACCGGGTGTTCGACGTCGTTATATCGTGCGGTGTTCACGGCAACGAGACGGCACCGGTCGAACTCGTCGATACACTGATCTCGGCGCTGTTGTCGGGCGAGTTGCGTCCGCGTGCCCGCGTGCTGTTCATCATCGGCAATATCGAGGCGCTGCGTCGTGGCGAGCGCTTTGTCGAGCGGGACATGAACCGCCAGTTCTGCCGGGTGCCCGATGCCGGCGACGATGCGGAGGCGCGCCGCGCCGCGATGCTGGAAATGCAGCTCGGCCGCTTTTTCTCGCAAGGTGGAGGGGCGGTGCCGCGGCTGCACTACGACCTGCATACGGCGATTCACGGCAGCCTGATCGAGAAATTCGCGATCTGTCCGCTGCCGGCGCAGGGGTGCGATTTCGATCAGGTCGAAATCGCCAGGCTCGGGCTTGCCGGCATTTCGGCCGTGCTCCTGCAGTCGGCCGCGGCGCCGACATTCACGCTGTTCAGCAGCCGCTACTGCGGGGCATCGGCGTTTACCGTCGAGCTGGGCCGGGCAATGCCGTTCGGCCAGAACCGGGGTGTCGATCTGTCTCGGCTCGATGCTTACCTGCGCGGGCTGATAGAGGGTGCGCTGCCCGAGCCGCCGGCGGGCGGGGTGACGGTTTATCGCGTTTCGCGCGAAGTCATCAAACACAGCGACGCGTTCCGCCTGCTGATCGACGCCGAGACGGACAACTTCACGCCGTTGCCGCAGGGCATGCTGCTGGCCGAGGATGGCGAGACGCGCTGGATTGTCGACGAGGCCGGTGCGCTGATCGTCTTCCCGAATCCGGATGTCGCCGTCGGCCAGCGTGCGGGGCTGATCGTGGTGCCCGCGGCGCCGGCCTGA
- a CDS encoding C40 family peptidase, which yields MKWYRIPAALLAGACLALMQPLAHAEEPPADTGNWSRSSKEGGDNQAAAQELLLQAMSLIGVRYSWGGNTPEEGLDCSGFIRYVFQNSLNITLPRTALSMSQTGQTVNKDELKPGDLVFFNTLGRAFSHVGIYLGDNRFIHSPRAGKSVEVSNIQQSYWQQRWNGARRIAGASGSGINMTTLLASAGNSKARAVPRPAAVATAERQCRKVTTGKGSKRKTTTVCERSAAKPASAQSSTKPSSRKASAKPASGKSAKPAAKAAKKPAAKPSAKSSTKPAGKKPATATNKPAQKKT from the coding sequence ATGAAATGGTACCGAATCCCCGCAGCGCTGCTTGCCGGCGCCTGCCTTGCCCTGATGCAGCCCCTCGCCCACGCCGAAGAGCCGCCGGCGGATACCGGCAACTGGAGCAGGTCGTCCAAGGAGGGCGGCGACAACCAGGCCGCCGCGCAGGAACTCCTGCTGCAGGCAATGAGCCTGATCGGCGTGCGCTACAGCTGGGGCGGCAACACCCCCGAGGAAGGCCTCGATTGCAGCGGCTTCATCCGCTATGTATTCCAGAATTCGCTCAACATCACCCTGCCGCGTACCGCGCTCTCGATGTCGCAGACCGGCCAGACGGTGAACAAGGACGAGCTCAAGCCCGGCGACCTGGTGTTCTTCAACACCCTGGGCCGGGCTTTTTCGCACGTGGGCATCTATCTGGGCGACAACCGCTTCATCCACTCGCCGCGCGCCGGCAAGAGCGTTGAAGTCTCGAACATCCAGCAAAGCTACTGGCAGCAGCGCTGGAACGGTGCGCGGCGCATTGCCGGCGCGTCGGGCAGCGGCATCAACATGACGACGCTGCTTGCGTCGGCCGGCAACAGCAAGGCCCGCGCCGTCCCCCGCCCGGCCGCCGTCGCCACCGCCGAGCGCCAGTGCCGCAAGGTCACGACCGGCAAGGGCAGCAAGCGCAAGACGACGACGGTCTGCGAACGCAGCGCCGCCAAGCCGGCCAGCGCCCAGAGCAGCACCAAGCCATCGAGCCGGAAAGCCAGTGCCAAACCGGCAAGCGGCAAGTCGGCCAAGCCTGCGGCAAAGGCGGCAAAAAAACCGGCGGCCAAACCATCGGCCAAATCGTCAACCAAGCCGGCCGGCAAAAAACCGGCAACGGCCACGAACAAACCGGCGCAGAAAAAAACGTAA
- a CDS encoding AarF/ABC1/UbiB kinase family protein: MLKETFSVMRDLPRVREIITVMVRHGLGNLVHRLGLAKGLERGADLLHLPGDHEIEALEAPVRVRRALEELGPTFIKLGQVLATRVDVFPPEWIAEFEQLQSNVPSLPFTQLVPELTDILGRDPHELFDELDPVPIGAASIAQVHRARLKDGRDVVLKVRRPGITAKIEADLRILAHIAGLMEFEFPETRRYQPRKIADEFARSLRRELNLSSEARNQERFAQNFAGNADIRIPEVHWAYTSERLNVQEWIGGVAGNDLALADAMGLDRKVLAAHGADAVLKMVLIDGYFHADPHPGNVKYLPDNKIAFLDFGMVGRLPHPRRDQIVDLLAALAERDEHGILNVLLEWTGDTVVDEEKLGIDIAEFMFNYENLPLKDIRFGALLGDVASLMREHEITLPSDLTLLFKALVTLEGLGRQLDPGFQMVPHLTPFVREVILARFQPRSLYKKGKDGLYEAFHLVAGLPRDIGKLIKQARRGNLRVDLDLKRLDRFGSQLAKSANRLTMGIVTGALIIGSSIVMTVDSGPMLFGLPALGFLGFLIAFFNTIWLVFSIWVSGKEER; encoded by the coding sequence GTGTTGAAAGAAACCTTCTCGGTCATGCGCGATCTGCCGCGCGTACGCGAGATCATCACCGTCATGGTGCGGCACGGGCTGGGCAATCTGGTGCACCGGCTCGGGCTTGCCAAAGGGCTGGAACGCGGCGCCGACCTGCTGCACCTGCCCGGCGACCACGAGATCGAGGCGCTGGAGGCGCCGGTCCGGGTGCGGCGGGCGCTGGAAGAACTGGGGCCGACCTTCATCAAGCTCGGCCAGGTGCTTGCGACCCGGGTCGACGTGTTCCCGCCCGAGTGGATCGCCGAATTCGAGCAGTTGCAGAGCAACGTGCCGTCGCTGCCGTTCACCCAGCTCGTTCCCGAGCTGACCGACATCCTCGGCCGCGATCCGCACGAGTTGTTCGACGAACTCGACCCGGTGCCGATCGGCGCGGCGTCGATCGCGCAGGTGCACCGCGCCAGGCTCAAGGACGGCCGCGACGTGGTGCTCAAGGTGCGCCGGCCCGGCATCACCGCCAAGATCGAGGCCGACCTGCGCATCCTTGCGCACATCGCCGGGCTGATGGAGTTCGAGTTTCCCGAAACGCGCCGCTACCAGCCGCGCAAGATTGCCGACGAGTTCGCGCGTTCGCTGCGGCGCGAGCTCAATCTGTCGTCGGAGGCGCGCAATCAGGAGCGGTTTGCGCAGAACTTTGCCGGCAATGCGGACATCCGGATTCCAGAGGTGCACTGGGCGTACACGTCCGAGCGGCTCAACGTGCAGGAGTGGATCGGCGGCGTCGCCGGCAACGACCTGGCGCTGGCCGATGCGATGGGGCTGGACCGCAAGGTGCTGGCGGCGCATGGCGCCGATGCGGTGCTGAAGATGGTGCTGATCGACGGTTACTTCCATGCCGATCCGCACCCCGGCAACGTCAAGTACCTGCCGGACAACAAGATCGCCTTTCTCGATTTCGGCATGGTCGGCCGCCTGCCGCATCCGCGCCGCGACCAGATCGTCGACCTGCTGGCGGCGCTGGCCGAGCGCGACGAGCACGGCATCCTCAACGTGCTGCTCGAATGGACCGGCGACACCGTCGTCGACGAGGAAAAGCTCGGCATCGACATTGCCGAGTTCATGTTCAACTACGAGAACCTGCCGCTCAAGGACATCCGTTTCGGCGCCTTGCTCGGCGACGTCGCCAGCCTGATGCGCGAGCACGAGATCACCCTGCCGTCCGATCTGACCTTGCTGTTCAAGGCGCTGGTCACCCTGGAGGGGCTGGGTCGCCAGCTCGATCCGGGTTTCCAGATGGTGCCGCACCTGACGCCGTTCGTGCGCGAGGTGATCCTGGCGAGGTTCCAGCCCCGATCGCTCTACAAGAAGGGCAAGGACGGCCTCTACGAGGCGTTCCACCTGGTCGCCGGCCTGCCGCGCGATATCGGCAAGCTGATCAAGCAGGCGCGGCGCGGCAACCTGCGCGTCGACCTCGACCTGAAGCGGCTCGACCGCTTCGGCAGCCAGTTGGCCAAGAGCGCCAACCGCTTGACGATGGGCATCGTCACCGGCGCGCTGATCATCGGTTCGTCGATCGTGATGACGGTCGACAGCGGTCCCATGCTGTTCGGCCTGCCGGCGCTCGGTTTCCTCGGCTTCCTGATCGCCTTCTTCAACACCATCTGGCTGGTGTTCTCGATCTGGGTGTCGGGCAAGGAAGAGCGTTAG
- a CDS encoding FMN-dependent NADH-azoreductase, whose protein sequence is MKLLHIDSSVLADNSVSRQLTARITREWQAKHPNTTVDYLDLAQEAPSHLSIDSLGFRLGVDAQTEVQRAENQRTEALLQQFLAADVVVIGAPMYNFSVPSQLKAWIDRVAQAGRTFKYTENGPVGLAGDKTVIVASSRGGFYSTSEAMRALDHQESYLTTVFAFFGIDNVRFVRAEGMGMGDAVKNESLAAAEKEIAALA, encoded by the coding sequence CCAGCGTCCTCGCCGACAACTCGGTCTCGCGCCAACTGACCGCCCGCATCACCCGCGAATGGCAAGCCAAGCATCCGAACACCACGGTCGACTATCTCGACCTGGCCCAGGAAGCCCCGAGCCACCTGTCGATCGACTCGCTCGGCTTCCGCCTCGGCGTCGACGCCCAGACCGAGGTGCAGCGCGCCGAGAACCAGCGCACCGAAGCGCTGCTGCAGCAGTTCCTTGCCGCCGACGTCGTCGTCATCGGCGCGCCGATGTACAACTTCTCGGTACCGAGCCAGCTCAAGGCGTGGATCGACCGCGTCGCCCAGGCCGGCCGCACCTTCAAGTACACCGAGAACGGCCCGGTGGGCCTTGCCGGTGACAAGACCGTGATCGTCGCCTCGAGCCGCGGCGGCTTCTACTCGACCAGCGAAGCGATGCGCGCGCTGGACCATCAGGAAAGCTACCTGACGACCGTGTTCGCCTTCTTCGGCATCGACAATGTCCGCTTTGTCCGCGCCGAAGGCATGGGCATGGGCGACGCGGTGAAGAACGAATCGCTGGCTGCGGCAGAGAAGGAAATCGCTGCGCTGGCCTGA